In the genome of Vicia villosa cultivar HV-30 ecotype Madison, WI linkage group LG7, Vvil1.0, whole genome shotgun sequence, one region contains:
- the LOC131616656 gene encoding K(+) efflux antiporter 2, chloroplastic-like produces MDIAFRFPQSKVGFNGFDSCVSFGGRGFGCAFLCYSRNSLKLETYCGGEFRGLNSKSKLSSSCRSSYTSSNYFKVNRRVWLKCKGNDSFGYDNGNGRKGLNEGNDLVSISGAELGEPLGEVGGEVEVEVKSVDELKELLQKALKELEAARVNSIVFEEKVKKISETAISLQDGAARAWTDVNSKLDIIQEIVSEEFIAKEAVQNATMALSLAEARLQVAVESLEVVSEDNGFVRDSSESDGGNGVVQEGKERLVAQEDIKECQTSLASCEAELRRLQSRKEELQNEVSMLHGMAEKAQLNAVKAEEDVTDIMHLAEQAVAFELEAAKRVNDAEIALHRAEKSVISINDDTADALQEKDAAALPEAEKLVQDFPGEVSVKGELEISSNDESLLATDSLETQSNKTGQISEVITQSGYLSDHDNGQFSIDSSKEAELEVEKSKNVVQAKKQETQKDLPRDNSPSTPKTSLKKSSRFFPASFFSSSTEETDYSPASIFNGLVESAQNQLPKLIVGLLLIGAGVTFFSNRAERSSQLLQQPEVIVTTVEEVSSNARPLVRQLQELANSIKKVIASLPDQEVNDEEASLFDMLWLLLASVIFVPLFQKIPGGSPVLGYLAAGILIGPYGLSIIRNVHGTKSIAEFGVVFLLFNIGLELSVERLSSMKKYVFGLGSAQVLLTAAVIGLVAHYICGQAGPAALVIGNGLALSSTAVVLQVLQERSESTSRHGRATFSVLLFQDLAVVVLLILIPLISPNSSKGGVGFQAIAEALGLAAVKAAVSITAIIAGGRLLLRPIYRQIAENQNAEIFSANTLFVVLGTSLLTARAGLSMALGAFLAGLLLAETEFSLQVESDIAPYRGLLLGLFFMTVGMAIDPKLLLSNFPVIIGTLGLLICGKTLLVALIGKVFGISLISAIRVGLLLAPGGEFAFVAFGEAVNQGIMSSQLSSLLFLVVGISMALTPWLAEGGQLIASRFEQHDVRSLLPVESETDDLHDHIIICGFGRVGQIIAQLLSERLIPFVALDVRSDRVAIGRSLDLPVYFGDAGSREVLHKVGAGRASAAAVTLDSPGANYRTVWALSKHFPNVKTFVRAHDVIHGLNLEKAGATAVVPETLEPSLQLAAAVLSEVKLPASEIAATINEFRSRHLAELTELSETSGSSLGYGYSRMMSKPKTQSPDSIDDSQVPEGST; encoded by the exons ATGGATATAGCTTTTAGGTTTCCACAGTCGAAAGTAGGTTTCAATGGTTTCGATTCTTGTGTTTCGTTTGGTGGTAGAGGCTTTGGTTGTGCTTTTCTTTGTTATTCAAGGAATAGTTTGAAATTGGAAACTTATTGTGGAGGAGAGTTTAGAGGTTTGAATTCGAAGTCGAAGCTGAGTTCGTCGTGTAGGAGTAGTTATACTAGTAGTAACTATTTTAAGGTAAATAGGAGAGTTTGGTTAAAGTGTAAGGGAAATGATTCATTTGGATATGACAATGGAAATGGTAGGAAAGGTTTGAATGAGGGTAATGATTTGGTGTCTATTTCCGGTGCAGAATTAGGCGAACCTTTGGGGGAAGTCGGGGGTGAAGTAGAAGTAGAGGTAAAAAGTGTGGATGAATTGAAGGAATTGTTGCAGAAGGCCTTGAAAGAATTAGAAGCTGCTAGAGTGAATAGTATTGTGTTTGAGGAGAAGGTTAAAAAGATATCGGAGACTGCGATATCTTTGCAGGATGGAGCGGCGAGAGCTTGGACTGATGTTAATTCTAAACTTGATATTATTCAGGAGATTGTTAGTGAAGAGTTTATTGCTAAAGAAGCTGTTCAGAATGCGACTATGGCTCTTTCTTTAGCTGAGGCGAGACTTCAAGTGGCCGTTGAATCTTTGGAGGTTGTGAGTGAAGATAATGGTTTTGTACGAGATTCGAGCGAGAGTGATGGTGGTAACGGTGTAGTGCAAGAGGGGAAAGAGCGTTTGGTTGCTCAGGAAGATATTAAGGAATGTCAGACAAGTTTAGCGAGTTGTGAGGCTGAGCTGAGGCGCTTGCAAAGTAGGAAAGAGGAGTTGCAGAATGAAGTGAGCATGTTGCATGGAATGGCGGAAAAAGCACAGTTGAATGCGGTGAAAGCGGAGGAGGATGTTACAGACATAATGCATTTAGCCGAGCAAGCTGTTGCCTTTGAGCTTGAGGCTGCAAAGCGTGTTAACGATGCAGAAATTGCATTGCATAGAGCAGAGAAGTCTGTTATTAGTATTAATGATGATACCGCAGACGCTTTACAGGAAAAAGATGCAGCAGCCCTCCCCGAGGCGGAGAAATTGGTTCAAGATTTTCCTGGTGAAGTTTCTGTTAAAGGTGAGCTTGAAATCTCCAGTAATGACGAGTCGTTGCTGGCCACAGATTCACTAGAGACACAGTCTAATAAAACCGGCCAAATCTCGGAAGTTATAACTCAATCTGGTTATTTAAGTGATCATGATAATGGACAGTTCAGCATTGACTCTTCCAAAGAAGCTGAACTTGAAGTAGAGAAGTCAAAGAATGTAGTTCAAGCAAAAAAACAAGAAACACAGAAAGATTTGCCTAGAGATAATTCACCATCTACTCCCAAGACATCATTGAAGAAGTCTTCCCGATTTTTTCCTGCATCATTTTTCTCTTCTAGTACAGAAGAGACTGATTACTCACCAGCATCAATTTTCAATGGTCTTGTGGAATCTGCACAGAATCAATTACCCAAACTGATTGTTGGGTTATTGTTAATTGGAGCAGG GGTCACGTTCTTTTCCAATAGAGCAGAGAGAAGTTCTCAGCTACTTCAGCAGCCAGAAGTCATTGTAACCACAGTTGAAGAAGTTTCCTCAAATGCAAGGCCTCTGGTTAGACAGCTTCAGGAACTCGCCAACAGCATTAAGAAAGTTATTGCTTCGTTACCCGATCAAGAG GTGAACGACGAGGAAGCCTCCCTCTTTGACATGCTCTGGCTATTACTTGCAAGTGTAATATTCGTCCcactatttcaaaaaattccCGGAG GCAGTCCAGTTCTTGGTTACTTGGCTGCTGGAATCTTGATTGGGCCTTATGGACTCTCCATCATTCGCAATGTTCACGGGACAAAATCAATCGCTGAATTTGGAGTtgttttccttttatttaatATTGGCCTGGAG CTATCTGTGGAAAGGCTTAGTTCAATGAAGAAATATGTCTTTGGATTAGGCTCTGCTCAG GTTTTGTTGACTGCCGCAGTTATTGGGTTGGTGGCTCATTATATTTGTGGCCAAGCTGGCCCTGCTGCTCTTGTCATTGGGAATGGCCTGGCATTATCATCGACTGCTGTTGTTCTGCAG GTGTTACAGGAGAGAAGCGAGAGCACATCACGACATGGACGAGCTACATTTTCTGTATTACTTTTTCAG GATTTGGCGGTTGTTGTCTTGCTAATTCTCATACCTCTTATTTCACCTAATTCTTCCAAAGGAGGG GTTGGCTTTCAAGCTATTGCCGAAGCTCTTGGACTGGCTGCCGTTAAGGCTGCAGTTTCCATCACTGCCATAATTGCAGGTGGACGACTG CTCCTTCGACCTATATATAGGCAGATTGCAGAAAATCAGAATGCAGAAATATTTTCTGCCAATACACTCTTTGTTGTTCTTGGGACCAGCCTTCTCACAGCCAGG GCAGGCCTGTCCATGGCTTTGGGAGCATTTTTGGCCGGTTTACTACTGGCAGAGACTGAATTTTCCTTACAGGTCGAATCCGATATTGCTCCATATCGTGGCCTTCTATTGGGACTCTTCTTTATGACG GTTGGAATGGCAATTGATCCAAAACTTCTTCTCTCAAACTTTCCAGTCATCATAGGGACACTGGGACTCTTGATATGTGGCAAGACACTCTTGGTTGCTTTGATTGGCAAAGTTTTTGGTATTTCACTCATATCTGCCATCAGAGTTGGACTTCTTCTTGCTCCTGGAGGAGAATTTGCATTTGTGGCTTTTGGTGAAGCTGTTAATCAG GGTATAATGTCTTCCCAGTTGTCCTCTTTGCTGTTCCTTGTTGTGGGAATTTCAATGGCCCTTACGCCATGGCTGGCCGAAGGAGGCCAGCTGATCGCCTCCCGTTTTGAGCAACACGATGTTCGAAGCTTATTACCTGTAGAAAGTGAG ACGGATGATCTGCATGATCATATCATTATTTGTGGATTTGGGAGAGTTGGCCAG ATCATTGCACAACTTCTTTCTGAGCGACTCATTCCCTTTGTTGCACTAGATGTGCGAAG TGATAGAGTGGCAATTGGGCGTTCCTTGGATCTCCCAGTGTACTTCGGTGATGCTGGTAGTCGAGAG GTCCTACATAAAGTTGGGGCTGGAAGGGCAAGTGCTGCAGCAGTAACTCTAGATTCCCCTGGTGCAAACTATAGAACGGTTTGGGCTCTGAGCAAACACTTCCCAAACGTGAAGACTTTTGTCCGTGCTCATGATGTTATTCACGGATTGAATTTAGAAAAAGCTGGAGCTACCGCC GTTGTACCGGAGACTTTGGAACCAAGTCTTCAGCTAGCAGCAGCCGTGCTTTCTGAG GTTAAACTTCCTGCATCAGAGATTGCGGCAACAATTAATGAATTCAGATCCCGCCATCTGGCTGAGCTTACAGAA CTATCTGAAACAAGTGGAAGTTCTCTTGGATATGGATATAGTAGAATGATGAGCAAACCCAAAACCCAATCTCCCGATTCAATTGATGACTCTCAAGTCCCTGAAGGGTCAACATGA